One window from the genome of Cryptomeria japonica chromosome 6, Sugi_1.0, whole genome shotgun sequence encodes:
- the LOC131039431 gene encoding uncharacterized protein LOC131039431: MEFFHEAKYVRLRSHHDKYLSAGDEENTVNQKRDGTDRNSIWQVEFIEGLSKIRLKSCYNRYFTATETPFLLGWTGKKVIQTVPSSLDSRVEWEPIKDGNSHVMLRTKQGTYLRANGFTKPWKNRVTHDIPRRTITQYWVFWEVEVIEEDMIPPTLSITESGPSPPISLPSRLSLPRESGSGRGSGRVIYYAVGDDNGNIKDGYEWPSFIFEGNDMYRLTIKLEEETGLQDIIVCAHHPFTGRLFPLALDLPPSNVPMHLVLLQPSSKGNA, translated from the exons ATGGAGTTCTTTCACGAGGCAAAATATGTGAGACTTCGAAGCCACCATGACAAATATCTTTCTGCTGGAGATGAAGAAAACACTGTGAATCAAAAAAGGGATGGAACAGACAGAAATTCAATCTGGCAAGTTGAATTCATTGAAGGACTGTCTAAAATTAGATTGAAGAGCTGTTATAATCGTTATTTCACAGCAACAGAGACGCCATTTCTGTTGGGATGGACAGGAAAGAAGGTTATACAGACTGTGCCCTCGAGTTTAGATTCTCGTGTTGAATGGGAACCAATCAAAGATGGGAATTCTCATGTTATGCTTAGAACGAAACAGGGGACTTATTTGCGTGCAAATGGGTTTACTAAACCATGGAAGAACAGAGTAACCCATGACATTCCTCGCAGAACAATTACACAGTATTGGGTTTTCTGGGAGGTTGAAGTAATTGAAGAGGACATGATCCCTCCAACTCTTTCTATAACAGAG TCAGGCCCATCTCCACCAATATCACTACCCAGTAGGCTGAGTCTCCCCAGAGAGAGTGGAAGTGGAAGGGGGAGTGGAAGAGTTATCTATTATGCAGTAGGTGATGATAATGGAAACATAAAAGATGGGTATGAGTGGCCTTCTTTCATCTTTGAGGGAAATGACATGTACAGATTGACCATAAAGCTGGAGGAGGAAACTGGGCTTCAAGACATCATTGTGTGCGCACATCATCCATTCACAGGAAGGTTGTTTCCATTGGCTTTGGACCTTCCTCCCAGCAATGTACCTATGCATTTGGTGCTGCTTCAACCATCATCCAAGG GTAATGCCTGA